One region of Moraxella sp. ZY210820 genomic DNA includes:
- a CDS encoding restriction endonuclease: MIQRIIFGSPGTGKSHLIKSEIIPKELQIDEKANPENVIKAVFHPEYTYGDFMGKLLPISTKSNVEYRFYEGHFLKALAQAYANILKTYEYNKKERKIRKKIDENGKELQPNNVTLIIDEINRGNSSAIFGSVFQLLDRKDNGWSSYDTTIQGVMFAKLFSMIGFETTSTNDKTGETTHATLSLLNINSQSLEDINEELEEIFGKGECREGFDVVNKTIKIPPNLHIIATMNTSDSSIYHMDTAFKRRWEWQFIDVNSNPIREQGNAFYYNSNNKDDPNNKEYYHFIDKLNQFIKSNHNYIRGIEDKQIGRYFIKANSQNQIEYSIIQSKLMFFIWDSVFNRDKIPLVKLLFGNDNVEQNKNKLVTFGDFAIKVKEFVKAIQER, encoded by the coding sequence ATGATTCAACGCATTATTTTTGGCAGTCCGGGAACTGGTAAAAGTCATTTGATTAAATCAGAAATCATTCCCAAAGAGTTACAAATTGATGAAAAAGCAAATCCTGAAAATGTGATTAAAGCGGTATTTCACCCCGAATACACTTATGGGGATTTTATGGGGAAATTATTGCCTATTTCCACAAAATCCAATGTTGAGTATCGATTTTATGAAGGACATTTTCTAAAGGCATTGGCACAGGCTTATGCAAATATTTTAAAAACTTACGAGTATAACAAAAAAGAGCGGAAAATTAGGAAAAAGATTGATGAAAATGGTAAAGAACTACAACCAAATAATGTTACTCTTATCATTGATGAAATTAATCGTGGTAATTCATCAGCAATTTTTGGTTCAGTATTTCAATTATTAGATAGAAAGGATAATGGTTGGTCTAGTTATGATACTACCATTCAAGGAGTTATGTTTGCTAAATTATTTAGTATGATTGGTTTTGAAACAACATCAACTAATGATAAGACTGGAGAAACAACTCACGCAACTCTATCTTTGCTAAATATAAACAGCCAAAGCTTAGAGGATATTAATGAAGAATTAGAAGAAATTTTTGGAAAAGGAGAATGTAGAGAAGGATTTGATGTTGTCAATAAAACAATCAAAATCCCACCCAACCTACATATTATCGCTACAATGAATACTTCTGATAGTTCTATCTATCATATGGATACCGCTTTTAAACGTCGTTGGGAATGGCAATTTATTGATGTAAATTCAAATCCAATTAGAGAACAAGGTAATGCTTTTTACTACAATTCAAATAACAAAGATGACCCTAATAATAAAGAGTATTATCATTTCATTGATAAATTAAATCAATTTATCAAATCCAACCATAACTATATTCGTGGTATTGAAGATAAGCAAATTGGTAGATATTTTATTAAAGCCAATTCTCAAAATCAAATTGAATATTCTATCATTCAAAGCAAATTGATGTTTTTTATTTGGGATAGCGTCTTTAATAGAGATAAAATACCCTTAGTAAAACTCCTTTTCGGTAACGATAATGTAGAGCAAAACAAAAATAAATTGGTTACTTTTGGTGATTTTGCCATAAAGGTCAAGGAATTTGTTAAAGCCATACAGGAAAGATAA
- a CDS encoding ATP/GTP-binding protein, translated as MLKSLQIQNFRGLKDVKIPTLGRVNLIVGENNAGKSSVLEALRIYASGGNPYVLDNIARSHHEETLSEQYNDIKNNNYDRELSPFSDFFYQRKYPKDNNENIMIGEINQSFFEMTYNHKTTAIDVKNPFNLGLFEISHSIPSKLEYKEKYRTLKKGKHIYLSKYIPTQFVDIQELSAYWDKIILTPYENEVIKSLQIIEPDIEKLAFINQLFNDNRIPMVGLKNSEKPIPLYSMGDGMKRILQLILNLHQAKDGLLLIDEFDNGLHYKVQEKVWGLLFELAERFNVQVFATTHSNDCIRAFSKISQVKTDIDGMLIQMTKEHYKDGTSQIVANVVDENQLQRLLNLGVDVR; from the coding sequence ATGCTAAAATCTTTGCAAATACAAAATTTTCGTGGTTTAAAAGATGTCAAAATCCCTACTCTAGGGCGAGTCAATTTGATTGTTGGTGAAAATAATGCGGGAAAAAGTTCGGTTTTGGAGGCGTTAAGGATTTATGCCAGTGGTGGAAATCCGTATGTTTTGGATAATATTGCTAGGTCTCATCACGAAGAAACCCTATCAGAGCAGTATAATGATATAAAAAATAATAACTATGACAGAGAATTATCACCATTTTCTGATTTTTTTTATCAGAGAAAATATCCAAAAGATAATAATGAAAATATTATGATTGGAGAAATAAACCAATCATTTTTTGAAATGACTTATAATCATAAAACAACTGCGATTGATGTTAAAAATCCATTTAATTTGGGTTTATTTGAAATTAGCCACTCTATTCCATCAAAATTGGAATACAAAGAAAAATATAGGACATTGAAAAAAGGTAAACATATTTATTTGTCAAAATATATTCCAACTCAATTTGTTGATATTCAAGAATTATCTGCGTATTGGGATAAAATTATTTTAACTCCTTATGAAAATGAAGTGATTAAAAGTTTACAAATCATTGAACCTGATATTGAAAAACTGGCTTTTATCAATCAACTTTTTAATGACAATAGAATACCTATGGTTGGGTTAAAAAATAGTGAAAAACCCATTCCTTTATATAGTATGGGCGATGGAATGAAACGCATTTTACAACTGATTTTAAATCTCCACCAAGCCAAAGATGGACTGTTATTGATTGATGAATTTGATAACGGTTTGCATTATAAAGTGCAAGAAAAAGTATGGGGCTTGTTATTTGAACTTGCCGAGCGGTTTAATGTGCAAGTTTTTGCCACAACCCATAGCAATGACTGCATCCGAGCATTTTCTAAGATTTCACAAGTAAAAACTGATATTGACGGTATGTTAATTCAAATGACCAAAGAGCATTATAAAGACGGTACCAGTCAAATTGTTGCCAATGTGGTTGATGAAAATCAATTACAACGCCTATTAAATTTGGGGGTTGATGTGCGATGA
- a CDS encoding pyridoxal phosphate-dependent aminotransferase, whose product MPSTPRQLKKSSKLEHVCYDIRGPVMKAAMAMEEQGHKIIKLNIGNPAPFGFEAPQEIVTDMMLNLPNAAGYTDSKGIFPARKAICQYYQQKGILDLHVNDVYIGNGVSELIMMSMQGLLDNGDEMLVPMPDYPLWTAAVNLSGGTAIHYKCDEENNWYPDIADMESKITANTRGIVIINPNNPTGAVYPRHILQQIVDLARKYDLVLFADEIYDRIIYDDAEHIAVASLAKDVLCISFNGLSKSHRIAGYRAGWMAITGDKSRATDYIEGLDMLASMRLCANHPSQYAIQTSLGGYQSINDLIKPNGRLYEQRNIAWQMLNEIPGVSCVKPEGAMYCFPRLDPNVYPIDDDEKLMLDFLQAEKVLLVQGTGFNWPTPDHFRVVFLPAPIELREALNRLGRFLAKLR is encoded by the coding sequence ATGCCATCTACACCACGCCAACTTAAAAAATCGTCTAAACTTGAACACGTTTGCTATGATATTCGTGGACCTGTCATGAAAGCTGCAATGGCGATGGAAGAACAAGGACATAAAATTATTAAACTCAATATTGGTAATCCTGCACCCTTTGGTTTTGAAGCACCACAAGAAATTGTTACAGATATGATGTTAAACCTGCCAAATGCTGCAGGTTATACCGATTCTAAAGGTATATTCCCTGCTCGTAAAGCGATTTGTCAATATTATCAACAAAAAGGTATTTTAGATTTACACGTTAATGATGTTTATATCGGTAATGGCGTGTCTGAACTCATCATGATGTCTATGCAAGGATTACTAGACAATGGCGATGAAATGCTTGTGCCAATGCCAGATTATCCGCTATGGACAGCTGCCGTTAATTTATCAGGCGGAACCGCAATTCACTATAAATGTGATGAAGAAAATAACTGGTATCCCGATATTGCAGATATGGAAAGTAAAATCACGGCGAATACTCGTGGTATCGTCATTATCAATCCAAATAACCCAACAGGTGCGGTTTATCCACGTCATATTTTACAACAAATTGTTGATTTAGCTCGTAAATATGATTTAGTATTATTTGCTGATGAAATTTATGACCGTATTATTTATGACGATGCAGAACACATTGCTGTTGCTTCTTTAGCCAAAGATGTATTGTGTATTTCGTTTAATGGACTTTCAAAATCACACCGTATTGCAGGTTATCGTGCAGGTTGGATGGCAATTACGGGTGATAAATCCCGTGCAACGGATTATATCGAAGGTTTAGATATGCTTGCTTCTATGCGTTTGTGTGCCAATCATCCATCACAATATGCAATTCAGACTTCATTAGGTGGTTATCAATCAATTAATGATTTGATTAAACCAAATGGACGTTTATATGAACAGCGTAATATTGCTTGGCAAATGCTGAATGAAATTCCAGGGGTAAGTTGCGTTAAACCTGAAGGGGCGATGTATTGTTTCCCACGCTTAGACCCAAATGTTTATCCAATTGACGATGATGAAAAGCTCATGCTTGACTTTTTACAAGCTGAAAAAGTGCTTTTAGTTCAAGGGACTGGGTTTAACTGGCCAACGCCTGACCATTTTCGTGTAGTGTTTTTACCTGCACCGATTGAATTGCGTGAAGCGTTAAATCGTTTAGGTCGTTTCTTGGCGAAGTTGCGTTAA
- the msrB gene encoding peptide-methionine (R)-S-oxide reductase MsrB translates to MEKVNKTLSEWQNQLSDEQYYVTRLHGTERPYTGQYWDSLQKGIYVCCCCQQPLFSSTHKFISHCGWASFYQPIDDECVTEVDDFSHGMHRIETLCTRCDAHLGHMFDDAPHMPTGLRYCINSVSLIFQADEEV, encoded by the coding sequence ATGGAAAAAGTCAATAAAACTTTGTCTGAATGGCAAAATCAGCTATCAGATGAGCAATATTATGTTACTCGTCTGCATGGTACGGAACGTCCTTACACAGGGCAATATTGGGATAGCTTGCAGAAAGGCATTTATGTATGTTGTTGTTGTCAGCAACCTTTATTTTCATCTACCCATAAATTTATTAGTCATTGTGGTTGGGCGAGTTTTTATCAACCGATTGATGATGAATGTGTAACAGAAGTTGATGATTTTAGTCATGGTATGCATCGTATTGAAACACTGTGTACACGGTGTGATGCTCATTTAGGTCATATGTTTGATGATGCTCCACATATGCCAACAGGATTACGTTATTGTATTAATTCAGTATCATTAATTTTTCAGGCAGATGAGGAAGTTTAA
- a CDS encoding von Willebrand factor type A domain-containing protein — protein MKFQHNALTMAILASSLVVLTACSSPKTHKNEVAVMPTPMVEISPEPEVSYAAEAVAPAPAAMQAKRVMVQPQMMRAASVTSAKEVAYVEPNTEKYQKNTPNPVQQVSQNPVSTFSIDVDTGSYSNIRRYLNNGRLPPVHAVRLEEVLNYFNYQYPQPKDNKPFAVHINTFDSPWKSQAKLIKVAIQAKDIQSKQLPPANLVFLVDVSGSMDSEDKLPLVKKTLRILTEQLRPEDKVTIITYASGEKLELEPTSGKEKDKILAVINRLQAQGATSGERAIQMAYQQAEKAFVKDGINRILLATDGDFNVGITDFDTLKGMVAEKRKSGISLTTLGFGQGNYNEQLMEQLADAGDGNYSYIDNEKEAKKVLQRQLSSTLATVAQDVKIQVEFNPNTVKEYRLIGYENRALKQEDFNNDKVDAGDIGAGHQVTAFYEIIPTGVQGWLDESRYQSQNSSSNDTKNNEYGLFKLRYKLPNQSNSQLIETPILKSSKAFNQADQDTQFAVATIAYAEQLRGGQYNANMNWNDILKLAQNNSGNDPHGLRAEFVELVKIAKSLSSNKEK, from the coding sequence ATGAAATTTCAACATAATGCTCTAACAATGGCGATTTTAGCCAGTTCACTCGTGGTTTTAACGGCTTGCTCTAGCCCTAAAACACACAAAAATGAAGTTGCTGTAATGCCTACACCAATGGTTGAAATCTCGCCAGAACCAGAAGTGTCTTATGCTGCTGAAGCGGTTGCGCCTGCTCCTGCCGCAATGCAAGCAAAACGTGTAATGGTTCAACCACAAATGATGCGAGCGGCGAGCGTTACAAGTGCTAAGGAAGTCGCTTATGTTGAGCCAAATACTGAAAAGTATCAAAAAAATACACCTAATCCAGTACAACAAGTGAGTCAAAATCCAGTATCAACCTTTAGTATTGATGTCGATACAGGCAGTTATAGTAATATCCGCCGTTATTTAAATAATGGACGATTACCACCTGTACACGCAGTACGTTTGGAGGAAGTTTTAAACTATTTTAATTATCAATATCCACAACCGAAAGATAATAAACCGTTTGCAGTGCATATTAATACGTTTGATTCTCCTTGGAAATCACAAGCAAAACTCATTAAAGTTGCCATTCAAGCCAAAGATATTCAAAGCAAACAATTACCGCCTGCTAATTTAGTGTTTTTAGTCGATGTTTCAGGCAGTATGGATAGTGAAGATAAATTACCTTTAGTGAAAAAGACCTTGCGTATTTTAACTGAACAATTACGCCCAGAAGATAAAGTAACGATTATTACTTATGCATCAGGGGAAAAATTAGAGCTTGAACCAACATCAGGCAAGGAAAAAGATAAAATTCTTGCTGTGATTAACCGTTTGCAAGCTCAGGGAGCAACATCAGGCGAGCGTGCCATTCAAATGGCGTATCAACAAGCCGAAAAAGCCTTTGTAAAAGATGGCATTAACCGTATTTTATTGGCGACTGATGGCGATTTTAATGTCGGTATTACTGATTTTGACACTTTAAAAGGTATGGTAGCAGAAAAACGCAAAAGCGGTATTTCATTAACCACTTTAGGTTTTGGTCAAGGTAATTATAATGAACAGTTGATGGAACAATTAGCCGATGCAGGTGATGGTAATTATAGTTATATTGATAATGAAAAAGAAGCGAAAAAAGTTCTACAACGTCAATTATCATCGACTTTAGCAACTGTTGCTCAAGATGTCAAAATTCAAGTGGAATTTAATCCTAATACTGTTAAAGAATATCGCTTAATTGGTTATGAAAATCGTGCTTTAAAACAGGAAGATTTTAATAATGATAAAGTCGATGCAGGTGATATTGGTGCAGGTCATCAAGTGACAGCATTCTATGAAATTATTCCAACAGGTGTTCAAGGTTGGCTTGATGAAAGTCGCTATCAGAGTCAAAATAGTAGTAGCAATGATACAAAAAATAATGAGTACGGTTTATTTAAATTGCGTTATAAATTGCCAAATCAAAGCAATAGTCAGTTGATTGAAACGCCTATTTTAAAATCATCAAAAGCGTTTAATCAAGCTGATCAAGATACACAATTTGCAGTTGCAACCATTGCTTATGCCGAGCAATTGCGTGGTGGTCAATATAATGCCAATATGAACTGGAATGATATTTTAAAACTTGCACAAAATAATAGTGGTAATGACCCACATGGTTTACGAGCAGAGTTCGTAGAATTGGTTAAAATTGCCAAGAGTTTATCAAGTAATAAAGAGAAATAA
- a CDS encoding glutathione peroxidase, whose amino-acid sequence MTIYQFQAQRLTGEMQSLADYQGQVLLIVNTASKCGFTPQFEGLEKIYQQYQAQGFSVLGFPCNQFGGQDPASNAEIGEFCQLNYGVTFPMFAKIEVNGEQAHPLFNYLKNHAKGLLGSEMIKWNFTKFLVGRNGEVLKRYAPTTKPEEIVKDIEKVL is encoded by the coding sequence ATGACCATTTATCAATTTCAGGCACAGCGTTTGACGGGTGAAATGCAATCTTTAGCTGATTATCAAGGGCAAGTTTTATTGATTGTTAATACTGCGAGTAAATGTGGATTTACGCCACAATTTGAGGGTTTGGAAAAAATTTATCAACAATATCAAGCACAGGGTTTTAGCGTGTTGGGTTTTCCGTGTAATCAATTTGGTGGACAAGATCCAGCGAGTAATGCGGAAATTGGCGAATTTTGTCAACTCAATTATGGTGTTACTTTTCCGATGTTTGCTAAAATTGAAGTGAATGGCGAACAAGCACACCCATTATTTAACTATTTGAAAAATCATGCCAAAGGTTTACTCGGTAGTGAAATGATTAAATGGAATTTTACCAAGTTTTTAGTGGGACGGAATGGGGAAGTGTTGAAACGTTATGCACCTACGACAAAGCCTGAAGAGATTGTAAAAGATATAGAAAAGGTGTTGTAA
- a CDS encoding DUF3226 domain-containing protein yields MSKFLLVEGKTDVNFFELFCKYHKINIDNIKNIDILSPTDIDFGFHNNKGGVIDEALDDLLLQIQHKRIERLGVIVDADFEKDGQGFAKTHQRIANKLAEYDYLLSPNSNIATYQLEKVQRPDIGVWIMPNNKDSGSIEHWIKENIHQDEQIFYEYVDDIIENISDKRFKPSQQLKVKIGTWLLWQKHPHLGTISLFAQNIDKLIDRNSGSYQALLTWFEQVFNSPLIQENES; encoded by the coding sequence ATGAGCAAGTTTTTATTGGTAGAAGGCAAAACAGATGTTAATTTCTTTGAATTATTTTGTAAATACCACAAAATAAATATTGATAATATCAAAAATATTGATATTCTTAGTCCCACAGATATTGATTTTGGTTTTCATAATAACAAAGGCGGTGTTATTGATGAAGCTTTGGATGATTTATTATTGCAAATTCAACATAAACGCATAGAGAGATTGGGTGTTATTGTAGATGCTGATTTTGAAAAAGATGGTCAAGGGTTTGCAAAAACACATCAAAGAATCGCCAATAAATTGGCTGAATATGATTATCTATTATCACCAAATTCCAATATTGCAACCTACCAATTAGAAAAAGTTCAAAGACCAGATATCGGTGTTTGGATTATGCCCAACAATAAAGACAGCGGGTCGATTGAACATTGGATAAAAGAGAATATTCATCAAGACGAACAAATATTTTATGAATATGTTGATGATATTATTGAGAATATTTCCGATAAAAGATTTAAACCATCGCAACAATTAAAAGTCAAAATTGGCACTTGGTTGTTATGGCAAAAACACCCACATTTAGGAACGATTAGTCTATTTGCTCAAAATATTGATAAGTTAATTGATAGAAATAGCGGTTCTTATCAAGCATTATTAACATGGTTTGAACAGGTTTTTAATTCGCCACTTATTCAAGAGAATGAATCATGA